The following coding sequences lie in one Dehalococcoidales bacterium genomic window:
- a CDS encoding chemotaxis protein CheB: MPARKAARTKKEAGLDHVQSVQAPENKESPHDFLVVGIGASAGGLEALTDFLGKVPADIGMAFVLIQHLAPSQPSRLTELLGRVSSIPVHEVAENTRVEPDNVYVIPPGKDMIIRDRTLWLQLQPVRPSLAHGIDIFFHSLAEDVGEQAVAIILSGTASDGTDGAKAVKARHGLVIVQDPESAKYDGMPRAAIDAGVADYVLKPEVMADQLIKYQRKSSRQREATREAMEKDDTSLRNILSLVRARTGRDFSGYKVSSITRRIERRMSVNRIETSEEYLRFLQEHPSEIEELMKDFLINVTAFFRDREAFVALKKEIGKILSAKPEGSSVRAWIPGCSTGEEAYSLAMLLVENAEESKRRYDLQIFGTDLDTDTITFARAGLYPETIAPDVGEERLEQFFTRSGASYHVKKNIREKLIFAVHDLVSDPPYSRMDIVSVRNLLIYFDTDLQKKIIPRLHYSLNEGGLLFLGTAETIGETPDLFTTVDSKWRIYRPVHKQGAPHAIFTGQPALGEITDASALPLPVAKPPAGPTSEQILLEALPPSIIVNRDYKVIYTHGNTGKYLHLPEGNPSSDLLGMIDTDLRLALTTALHEASQEQKEVCREGLRVKHNGETQSVKLKVRPLSKLAGSMIVTFEDLHRPRRRKVKGETLTEAQRREMEQELQTTRETLRGTIEELETANEELRSANEEYMSTNEELRSANEELETSREELRSVNEELTTVNTEREKKIEELTDVSDDMRNLLNSTAIATIFLDEKLRIRRFTPAATTLFNFISTDVGRPVEDISSRLKADGMSVVARRVLETLVPVEQDVQTEDGRWYSMRVHPYRTSDNSIEGVVASFIDINQVKAAFSYAQGIVDTVREPLLVLNEKLKVISASRAFYQTFGVTRKNTEGQFLYELGDHQWDIPKLKELLENILKEDRVFEGYQVEHDFPGVGHRLMLLNARRFYDGAGATQSILLAMEDATSRPGLETYTEGKDVRKRKS; the protein is encoded by the coding sequence ATGCCAGCCAGGAAAGCAGCGAGAACTAAAAAAGAAGCCGGGTTAGACCATGTTCAATCAGTACAGGCTCCTGAAAATAAGGAGAGTCCCCACGATTTCCTTGTTGTAGGCATTGGGGCTTCTGCCGGAGGCTTGGAAGCATTGACCGACTTTCTCGGTAAGGTGCCTGCCGATATCGGAATGGCTTTTGTCCTCATCCAGCACTTGGCTCCTTCTCAGCCCAGCCGGTTGACCGAGTTGCTTGGCAGAGTATCCAGCATACCTGTCCATGAGGTGGCAGAAAACACCCGGGTCGAACCGGACAACGTGTACGTTATACCTCCCGGCAAAGATATGATTATTAGAGACCGTACTCTCTGGCTACAGCTACAACCAGTCCGCCCCAGTCTAGCGCATGGCATCGATATATTTTTCCACTCCCTTGCTGAAGATGTAGGGGAACAGGCTGTCGCTATCATCCTCTCCGGCACAGCAAGTGACGGGACCGATGGCGCCAAAGCTGTCAAAGCCAGGCATGGTCTCGTTATTGTACAGGACCCGGAATCGGCAAAGTATGACGGAATGCCCCGTGCAGCTATCGATGCCGGTGTGGCGGACTACGTCTTGAAGCCTGAAGTAATGGCCGATCAACTGATAAAGTACCAGCGCAAGTCAAGCCGGCAGCGAGAAGCGACCCGTGAAGCTATGGAAAAGGATGATACCAGCTTGAGAAATATCCTGTCCCTGGTTCGGGCAAGGACCGGGCGCGATTTTTCAGGTTATAAAGTATCATCCATCACTCGCCGGATAGAGCGCCGTATGAGTGTGAATCGGATTGAGACAAGCGAAGAATACCTCCGGTTTCTGCAGGAACACCCATCCGAAATTGAGGAACTGATGAAAGACTTCCTCATCAATGTGACCGCTTTCTTCAGGGACAGGGAAGCCTTTGTCGCTCTCAAGAAAGAAATAGGCAAAATACTCAGCGCAAAGCCGGAAGGAAGCTCAGTAAGGGCATGGATACCGGGGTGCTCAACCGGAGAGGAAGCCTACTCACTTGCCATGTTACTGGTAGAAAACGCCGAGGAGTCAAAGCGGCGTTATGACCTCCAGATCTTTGGCACCGACCTGGATACGGATACTATAACTTTTGCCCGGGCTGGCCTTTACCCGGAGACTATTGCTCCGGATGTAGGTGAGGAGCGCTTAGAACAGTTCTTTACCCGGTCAGGGGCTTCCTACCATGTCAAGAAAAACATCAGGGAAAAACTCATTTTCGCAGTGCACGACCTGGTGTCTGATCCGCCGTATTCCCGTATGGATATCGTCTCGGTGCGTAACCTGCTCATCTACTTCGATACCGATTTGCAGAAGAAAATAATTCCGCGCTTGCATTACTCCCTCAACGAAGGGGGACTCCTCTTCCTGGGAACAGCGGAGACGATTGGAGAGACCCCTGATTTATTCACCACCGTTGACAGCAAGTGGCGCATCTACCGGCCAGTCCATAAGCAGGGGGCGCCGCACGCAATATTTACCGGGCAACCAGCTTTGGGGGAAATTACGGATGCTTCTGCGTTGCCGTTGCCTGTGGCCAAGCCTCCCGCGGGACCAACGTCCGAGCAGATTCTCCTGGAAGCCTTGCCGCCTTCGATCATCGTCAACCGTGATTACAAGGTAATATATACCCACGGCAATACCGGCAAATACCTGCATCTGCCGGAGGGCAATCCGAGCAGTGACTTGCTGGGAATGATTGATACAGACCTGCGTTTGGCGCTGACAACGGCGCTTCACGAAGCATCCCAGGAACAAAAGGAGGTATGCCGCGAAGGCCTCCGCGTGAAGCATAACGGTGAAACGCAGTCCGTGAAGCTGAAAGTCCGCCCGCTGAGCAAGTTGGCTGGCAGTATGATAGTTACTTTCGAGGACTTACACCGACCTCGACGACGGAAGGTAAAGGGAGAGACTTTAACCGAAGCACAACGCCGCGAGATGGAACAAGAGCTTCAAACTACCCGGGAAACCCTGCGCGGCACTATCGAGGAACTGGAGACAGCCAATGAAGAGCTGCGGAGCGCTAATGAAGAATACATGTCCACGAATGAAGAACTTAGAAGCGCCAACGAGGAACTGGAAACCTCACGTGAAGAGCTCAGGTCAGTCAATGAAGAGCTGACAACCGTTAATACCGAACGCGAAAAGAAAATTGAAGAGCTCACTGATGTTAGCGATGATATGCGTAACCTGCTTAACAGCACGGCTATCGCTACTATTTTCCTGGATGAAAAGCTACGCATCCGGCGCTTCACCCCGGCTGCCACCACGCTGTTCAACTTTATTAGCACGGATGTTGGCCGCCCGGTTGAGGACATATCTTCCCGCCTGAAGGCAGATGGGATGTCTGTGGTAGCCCGCCGGGTGCTGGAAACACTTGTCCCGGTTGAGCAAGATGTCCAGACCGAGGATGGACGCTGGTACTCAATGAGGGTTCACCCTTATCGCACGAGCGATAATTCTATTGAGGGAGTGGTGGCATCTTTCATCGATATCAACCAGGTGAAGGCTGCCTTTTCCTATGCCCAGGGCATTGTCGATACCGTACGGGAGCCGTTGCTGGTGCTCAATGAAAAGTTGAAGGTTATCTCAGCCAGCCGTGCTTTTTACCAGACATTCGGCGTGACCCGGAAAAATACCGAAGGGCAATTCCTTTATGAACTGGGTGACCACCAATGGGACATCCCAAAATTAAAGGAACTGCTAGAAAAC